A region of the Streptococcus oralis Uo5 genome:
AGCGAAAATATTTGGTATGGATTTTTTCCTAGCCATTTCTCTCTTTCCCAAGTCAGTGACAACCGCCATGGCAGTGGGAATCACAGAAAAATTGCAAGGATTAACAACTGTAACCTTGGTCGTCGTAGTAGCGACTGGGATTTTGACAAGTGTGATTGGACCAACTCTTTTGAAGTGGTTGAAAATTGATGATCCGGTAGCAGTCGGGCTTTCCCTTGGAGGAACGGGACACGCTGTCGGAACGGGAACAGCCTTTCGATACGGCTCGGTAGCAGGAGCCATGGGTGGTTTGGCTATCGGTGTAACCGGTATACTCTACGTATTTGTCAGCCCCATCGTAGCCAGTTTGATATTGAGTTAAAGAAAAACCCAGCTTTCTAGCTGGGCATTTTTTATTGCAAGTTAACCTTGTTTTTCAAGATGTAGTAGGTACCAAGATAGTAGATAGCTGATAAAAAGAGATCGCGCAGAATTTCTGTACCAACCATCACGTTATAGTCATTGTCAACTCTTAAGAAGAAAGTGATATAACCAATAACGATTGAAATGACGATATAGGCTAGAATCCCCATGGCTGTTCGATACTCGTTAAAGAGTTGCCCGATAGAGATGGAGAGGTAAATGGACAAAATCCATGCGATTGACCCGACAAACAGTGATAGGGCATACAGCCAGCCGTAGCTGAGATAAGGGGAAATGAAGTTGTAGAGGGCAGTGAAGTCTTTTTCAATTGGTGTTAAGAAGATGATAATCAATATACTCAAGATAAAGACGATATAGCCTAAGATGGACCAGACAAGACCACCTAAAAGTTTTGCGATGATGATTTGGTGCTCGGAGACAGGCAAGGTCAAGGTCAAGTACCCTTGGCGGTCATAAACACTCCCCTTGAATCTTCGGATGATTAAAAAGATTGTTGCAATCCAAAGAGTGACGCTGAGTCCTCCAAAGACTAGTACTAAAAAGAAGATGAAATAAGCAGCATTGTTAGGATTGTAACTCTGGCTAAGACTGCTAATAAAAGCTCCAATCAAAACTGAAATTGCAAGTACAGCACCATAGAGTGCCAGATACCATTTATTGACATTTTTAAATTCATAACGAACTAGATTCCAAAACATAATAATCTCCTTTGCTTAGGCTTTAAATTCCTGGCGGAAGAGCTGGTCAATTGATTCACCTGACTCGTAACGAATATCATCAACATTTCCTTGGCGAACGACTTTTCCGTCTTTGAGGAAGATAATCTCATCCAAGATTGGCTCAATATCTGAAATCAAGTGGGTTGAAATCAGTACCGTAGATGTTGGTGAGTAGTTGTTGATGATGGTATTGAGGATATAATCACGGGCAGCTGGATCCACTCCACCGATCGGTTCATCGAGGACATAAAGACGAGCTTCGCGGCTCATAACCAATATGAGTTGGACCTTTTCCTTGTTCCCTTTTGATAGTTTCTTGAGGCGACTGTTTTCATCAATGCCAAGATCAGCTAACAGGTGTTGGGCTCTTTCGAGATTAAAATCCTGATAGAAGGTTTTAAAATAGGTTAGAGCATCCTTGACCTTCATCTCTTCATTGAGATAAGTTGTGTCAGGTAGGTAGGAGACGATCGCCTTGGTAGCAGGACTTGGATCCTGTCCGTTAATGAGGACACGTCCTTTATTTGGTTGAAGGAGGCCATTAATCAGTTTGATCAAGGTTGTTT
Encoded here:
- a CDS encoding LrgB family protein, with translation MNEFVSNPLFGLALSILAYLMGMLIYRRFPHPLTTPLLLSAIFIIIFLKATGISYQDYYQGGVYLNNLIVPSTVALGIPLYKSFHLMKHHARSILFGSLLAVVVNTCFTAIVAKIFGMDFFLAISLFPKSVTTAMAVGITEKLQGLTTVTLVVVVATGILTSVIGPTLLKWLKIDDPVAVGLSLGGTGHAVGTGTAFRYGSVAGAMGGLAIGVTGILYVFVSPIVASLILS
- a CDS encoding ABC transporter ATP-binding protein, with the protein product MTLLALENVTKSYGATAALDNISLEVSAGKIVGLLGPNGSGKTTLIKLINGLLQPNKGRVLINGQDPSPATKAIVSYLPDTTYLNEEMKVKDALTYFKTFYQDFNLERAQHLLADLGIDENSRLKKLSKGNKEKVQLILVMSREARLYVLDEPIGGVDPAARDYILNTIINNYSPTSTVLISTHLISDIEPILDEIIFLKDGKVVRQGNVDDIRYESGESIDQLFRQEFKA